From the genome of Oxyura jamaicensis isolate SHBP4307 breed ruddy duck chromosome 2, BPBGC_Ojam_1.0, whole genome shotgun sequence, one region includes:
- the SEC61G gene encoding protein transport protein Sec61 subunit gamma — MDQVMQFVEPSRQFVKDSIRLVKRCTKPDRKEFQKIAMATAIGFAIMGFIGFFVKLIHIPINNIIVGG; from the exons ATGGATCAGGTAATGCAGTTCGTGGAGCCCAGCCGGCAGTTTGTGAAGGACTCGATACGGCTGGTCAAAAGGTGCACTAAGCCTGACAGGAAAG agttccAGAAGATTGCAATGGCAACAGCAATAGGCTTTGCAATAATGGGATTTATTGGCTTCTTTGTCAAATTGATCCATATCCCAATCAACAACATTATTGT AGGCGGCTGA